A part of Chanodichthys erythropterus isolate Z2021 chromosome 4, ASM2448905v1, whole genome shotgun sequence genomic DNA contains:
- the serinc1 gene encoding serine incorporator 1, whose translation MGAVLGLCSMASWIPCLCGSAPCLLCGCCPSGNNSTVTRLIYAFFMLMGVGIACIMLMPGMEGHLKKIPGFCEGGTGSSIPGVEGHVNCDVLVGYKAVYRVCFGMAMFFLLFSLIMVKVKSSQDPRAAVHNGFWFFKFAAATAITVGAFFIPEGPFTTVWFYVGMAGAFCFILIQLVLLIDFAHSWNESWVEKMEEGNSRCWYAALLSATAINYALSLMSLVLFYVYYTHSDGCTENKVFISINMLLCVGASVMSILPKIQESQPRSGLLQSSIVTLYTMYLTWSAMTNEPERTCNPSLLGIIGLNSTSSAGQDHVVQWWDAQGIVGLILFLLCVLYSSIRNSSNTQVNKLTLTSDESALIEDGPAPENFEVSDGTNRAIDNEKDGVTYSYSFFHFMLFLASLYIMMTLTNWYSPDSSYETMTSKWPSVWVKITSSWICISLYVWTLVAPLVLTNRDFD comes from the exons ATGGGGGCCGTACTTGGGCTTTGTTCCATGGCCAGTTGG ATTCCTTGTCTTTGTGGCAGCGCTCCTTGCCTGCTGTGCGGATGCTGCCCAAGTGGAAACAACTCTACTGTCACTCGGCTGATCTATGCCTTCTTTATGCTGATGGGTGTGGGAATTGCTTGCATCATGCTCATGCCAGGCATGGAGGGGCATCTGAAGAAG ATTCCAGGCTTTTGTGAAGGAGGAACAGGGTCGTCCATCCCAGGAGTCGAAGGTCACGTGAACTGCGATGTGCTGGTTGGGTATAAGGCTGTGTATCGTGTGTGCTTTGGAATGGCCATGTTCTTCTTGCTCTTCTCTCTCATCATGGTAAAGGTCAAGAGCAGCCAGGACCCAAGAGCCGCTGTGCATAATGG GTTTTGGTTCTTCAAGTTTGCAGCTGCCACTGCTATTACAGTCGGAGCGTTCTTTATTCCTGAAGGCCCTTTTACTACTG TCTGGTTTTACGTAGGCATGGCTGGAGCGTTCTGTTTTATCCTCATCCAGCTGGTGCTCTTGATCGACTTCGCTCACTCTTGGAACGAGTCCTGGGTGGAGAAAATGGAGGAGGGAAACTCCCGCTGCTGGTATGCAG CTCTTCTGTCTGCCACAGCCATCAACTACGCTTTGTCCCTGATGTCTTTGGTCTTGTTCTATGTGTATTACACTCACTCTGATGGCTGCACTGAGAACAAAGTCTTCATCAGCATCAACATGCTGCTGTGCGTTGGTGCATCTGTCATGTCCATCTTGCCTAAAATCCAG GAGTCCCAGCCCAGGTCTGGTCTCTTACAGTCCTCCATTGTTACCCTGTACACCATGTATCTGACCTGGTCTGCCATGACCAATGAACCTG AACGGACATGCAACCCTAGCTTGCTTGGAATTATTGGCCTCAACAGCACCAGCTCTGCTGGTCAGGACCATGTTGTTCAATGGTGGGATGCCCAGGGCATTGTTGGGTTGATCTTGTTCCTGTTGTGTGTGCTGTACTCCAG CATCCGCAACTCCAGCAATACTCAGGTGAACAAACTGACCCTCACCAGTGACGAGTCCGCTCTGATCGAGGATGGTCCCGCTCCAGAGAACTTTGAAGTGAGCGATGGCACCAACCGTGCCATTGACAACGAGAAGGATGGAGTCACCTACAGCTATTCTTTCTTCCACTTCATGCTCTTCTTGGCTTCCCTGTACATCATGATGACATTGACCAACTGGTACAG CCCTGACTCCAGCTATGAGACCATGACCAGCAAATGGCCGTCTGTGTGGGTGAAGATCACCTCTAGCTGGATCTGCATCTCTCTGTACGTGTGGACCCTGGTGGCTCCGCTGGTCCTCACCAACCGTGACTTCGACTGA